One Mycolicibacterium fortuitum subsp. fortuitum genomic window carries:
- a CDS encoding DsbA family protein: MRMSRVAAAMLALVTLGVAGSTTGCTRLVDGTAQANSNKPGSAITDDGWGVQIGFPDAPAQIEFFTEPQCPACAHLQHESGDAIASAVGQGQLAVTYRPLTFLDRLGTEYSAHVANALFLAAGPSTTGTAFQAFVQDLWGHQEPEGSPGPTDEAMAQMASENGVGSEETDKIAAGAQAIDSQELNDANAELLGETQDSVSTPTIYDLVGEQVVDTSDPDWLAKLLSTPRS, translated from the coding sequence ATGCGAATGTCCCGCGTTGCTGCAGCGATGCTGGCCCTGGTGACCCTCGGCGTTGCCGGGTCCACCACCGGTTGCACCCGTCTGGTCGACGGCACCGCCCAGGCCAACAGCAACAAGCCCGGCAGCGCGATCACCGATGACGGCTGGGGCGTTCAGATCGGCTTTCCCGACGCGCCCGCCCAGATCGAGTTCTTCACCGAACCGCAGTGCCCGGCCTGCGCCCACTTGCAGCACGAGTCCGGCGACGCCATCGCCTCCGCTGTCGGCCAGGGCCAACTCGCGGTGACCTACCGACCCCTGACCTTCCTGGACCGGTTGGGCACCGAGTATTCGGCCCACGTCGCCAACGCCCTCTTCCTGGCCGCCGGCCCGAGCACGACCGGCACGGCGTTCCAGGCGTTCGTGCAGGATCTGTGGGGCCACCAGGAACCCGAAGGCTCGCCCGGCCCGACGGACGAGGCAATGGCCCAGATGGCCTCCGAGAACGGCGTCGGCTCCGAAGAAACCGACAAGATCGCCGCCGGCGCCCAGGCCATCGATTCCCAGGAGCTCAACGACGCCAACGCCGAACTGCTCGGCGAAACGCAAGATTCGGTATCCACCCCGACGATCTACGACCTGGTCGGCGAGCAGGTCGTGGACACCAGCGACCCGGACTGGCTGGCCAAACTGCTGTCTACGCCGAGGAGTTGA
- a CDS encoding alpha/beta fold hydrolase — MNLAYDERGKGDPVLFIAGRGGAGRTWHLHQVPALQRAGYRVITFDNRGVGATENAEGFGTEQMVADTAELIEKLGAAPAHVVGVSMGSFIAQELMLARPDLVRSAVLMATRGRHDRAREFFRTAERDLAASGVQLPPTFDAKVRMLESFSPKTLNDDVLVRDWSEMFTMWPTKQTPGLVAQSDAAPVGNRLPAYRAITAPVLVIGFADDVVLPPHLGREVADAIPNARYLEIPDTGHLGFIEKPDAVNAALLEFLAGQP; from the coding sequence GTGAATCTGGCATATGACGAGCGAGGCAAGGGCGACCCGGTGCTGTTCATCGCCGGTCGCGGAGGCGCCGGCCGCACCTGGCACCTGCACCAGGTCCCGGCACTGCAGCGGGCCGGTTACCGCGTCATCACCTTCGATAATCGCGGGGTCGGCGCGACGGAGAACGCCGAGGGCTTCGGCACCGAACAGATGGTGGCCGACACCGCCGAGCTGATCGAGAAGCTCGGCGCGGCCCCGGCGCACGTGGTGGGCGTCTCGATGGGGTCGTTCATCGCCCAGGAACTCATGTTGGCACGTCCTGACCTGGTCCGATCGGCGGTGTTGATGGCAACCCGCGGCCGTCATGACCGGGCCCGTGAGTTCTTCCGAACCGCCGAGCGCGACCTTGCGGCCTCCGGCGTTCAGCTGCCGCCGACGTTCGACGCGAAGGTCCGGATGCTGGAGAGCTTCTCGCCCAAGACCCTCAACGACGACGTGCTGGTGCGCGACTGGAGTGAGATGTTCACCATGTGGCCCACCAAACAGACTCCCGGCCTGGTGGCCCAGTCCGACGCCGCGCCGGTCGGCAACAGGCTGCCGGCCTATCGCGCGATCACCGCTCCGGTGCTGGTCATCGGCTTCGCTGATGACGTGGTCCTGCCGCCTCACCTCGGGCGCGAGGTGGCCGACGCCATCCCCAATGCGCGGTACCTGGAAATTCCCGACACCGGCCACCTCGGTTTCATCGAGAAGCCGGACGCGGTCAACGCCGCGCTGCTCGAGTTCCTCGCGGGCCAGCCCTGA
- the menD gene encoding 2-succinyl-5-enolpyruvyl-6-hydroxy-3-cyclohexene-1-carboxylic-acid synthase, whose amino-acid sequence MNPSTAQARVVVDELIRGGVRDVVLCPGSRNAPLAFALSDADRAGRIRLHVRIDERTAGYLAIGLAVGGGTDERSPVCIAMTSGTAVANLGPAVVEANYARVPLIVLSANRPYELLGTGANQTFEQLGYFGTQVRANISLGLAPDITGGPPGELDSLNAQWRSATCRVLAAATGSRTANAGPVQFDIPLREPLVPDSAHGDTSFPGFVGSSRERSSEGRPNGKPWTYTPPVSFDQPLEIDLTPDTVVIAGHGAGAHPNLAGLPTVAEPTAPRPENPLHPLALRLVHPEQVIMLGRPTLHRPVSALLADPAVPVYALTTGPRWPDVSGNSMATGTRAVTSGTPDPAWLARCGELNKNAVAAVRDQLAAHPLTTGLHVAAAVADALRPGDQLVLGASNPVRDAALVGLGTEGIKVRSNRGVAGIDGTVSTAIGAALAHDRGDAGDGPRRTIALIGDLTFVHDSSGLLIGPTEPTPRNLTIVVSNDNGGGIFELLEQGDPRFSDVSSRIFGTPHDVDVAALCRAYHVECGQVEAAALGAALAEPFDGMRVLEVKADRSSLRALHASIKAAL is encoded by the coding sequence GTGAACCCCTCGACGGCACAGGCGCGCGTAGTCGTCGACGAACTCATCCGCGGCGGTGTCCGCGACGTCGTGCTGTGCCCCGGTTCGCGTAACGCCCCGCTGGCGTTCGCGCTGTCCGACGCCGACCGGGCGGGCCGGATCCGGCTGCACGTGCGCATCGACGAGAGGACGGCGGGTTACCTGGCCATCGGCCTGGCGGTCGGGGGAGGCACAGACGAGCGGTCCCCTGTTTGCATCGCCATGACCTCGGGCACTGCGGTGGCCAACCTCGGCCCCGCGGTGGTCGAGGCGAACTACGCCCGCGTGCCGCTGATCGTGCTGAGCGCCAACCGTCCCTATGAGTTGCTGGGCACCGGAGCCAACCAGACCTTCGAGCAGTTGGGTTACTTCGGTACGCAGGTGCGGGCCAACATCAGCCTCGGCCTGGCCCCCGATATCACCGGAGGGCCGCCCGGCGAACTTGATTCGCTCAATGCCCAATGGCGTTCGGCGACCTGCCGGGTGCTGGCGGCGGCCACCGGCTCGCGCACCGCCAATGCGGGGCCGGTGCAGTTCGACATCCCGCTGCGCGAGCCGCTGGTCCCCGACAGCGCGCACGGGGACACGTCGTTCCCGGGGTTTGTCGGCTCCTCGCGCGAGCGCTCGTCGGAAGGCCGCCCGAACGGCAAGCCCTGGACCTACACCCCTCCGGTGAGCTTCGATCAGCCGCTGGAGATCGACCTCACCCCGGACACCGTGGTGATCGCCGGGCACGGTGCCGGCGCGCACCCCAACCTGGCCGGACTGCCGACGGTGGCCGAGCCCACCGCTCCGCGTCCGGAGAACCCGCTGCACCCGCTGGCGCTCCGCCTCGTGCATCCCGAGCAGGTCATCATGCTGGGCCGGCCCACACTGCACCGGCCGGTGTCGGCGCTGCTGGCCGATCCGGCGGTGCCCGTCTACGCGTTGACGACGGGTCCGCGCTGGCCCGACGTCTCGGGCAACTCGATGGCCACCGGAACCCGGGCGGTCACCTCCGGCACCCCGGATCCGGCCTGGCTGGCCCGCTGCGGGGAGCTCAACAAGAACGCGGTCGCGGCGGTCCGCGATCAGCTCGCCGCGCATCCGCTGACCACCGGTCTGCATGTGGCCGCGGCGGTCGCCGATGCTCTGCGCCCGGGCGATCAACTGGTGCTGGGAGCGTCCAACCCGGTGCGTGACGCCGCCCTGGTCGGCCTGGGCACCGAGGGCATCAAGGTGCGGTCCAACCGCGGTGTGGCCGGTATCGACGGCACGGTGTCGACGGCGATCGGTGCGGCACTGGCACATGATCGCGGCGACGCCGGGGACGGGCCGCGCCGCACCATCGCGCTGATCGGCGACCTGACCTTCGTGCACGACAGCTCGGGGCTGCTGATCGGCCCCACCGAGCCGACGCCCCGCAATCTGACCATCGTGGTGTCCAACGACAACGGCGGCGGCATCTTCGAGCTGTTGGAGCAGGGCGATCCGAGATTTTCCGACGTGTCGTCGCGGATCTTCGGCACCCCGCACGATGTGGATGTGGCGGCGTTGTGCCGCGCCTATCACGTCGAGTGCGGGCAGGTGGAGGCCGCCGCGCTCGGTGCGGCGTTGGCCGAGCCCTTCGACGGCATGCGGGTGCTGGAGGTGAAGGCCGACCGGTCGTCGCTGCGTGCCCTGCACGCGTCGATCAAGGCCGCTCTGTGA
- a CDS encoding DUF3592 domain-containing protein, translating to MVQALIPHLYGEPGETRSQRIIRRVRIGVVIAACLVTLQSMLLVMGAWRNDQQIERNMGVAAAEVLSAGPRRSTIEFVTPDRVTYRPELGVLYPSELDTGMRIYVEYDKHNPDLVRVRDRNASLAIIPAGSIAVVGWLVAAAALTLLAYLQRRLSRVNSSA from the coding sequence ATGGTGCAGGCGCTGATCCCGCACCTGTACGGCGAACCGGGGGAGACGCGTTCGCAGCGGATCATCCGGCGGGTGCGAATCGGGGTGGTGATCGCTGCCTGCCTGGTCACGTTGCAGTCGATGCTTTTGGTGATGGGCGCCTGGCGCAACGATCAGCAGATCGAGCGGAACATGGGTGTGGCCGCGGCCGAGGTGCTCAGCGCGGGTCCGCGGCGCTCGACCATCGAGTTCGTCACGCCCGACCGGGTCACCTACCGTCCAGAGCTCGGGGTGCTGTATCCCTCTGAGCTCGACACCGGGATGCGGATCTATGTGGAGTACGACAAGCACAATCCCGATCTGGTTCGGGTACGGGACCGCAACGCATCGCTGGCGATCATCCCGGCCGGGTCGATCGCTGTAGTGGGTTGGCTGGTCGCGGCCGCGGCGCTGACGTTGCTGGCCTACTTGCAACGACGGCTCAGCCGGGTCAACTCCTCGGCGTAG